One region of Glycine max cultivar Williams 82 chromosome 9, Glycine_max_v4.0, whole genome shotgun sequence genomic DNA includes:
- the LOC100794013 gene encoding nicotinate-nucleotide pyrophosphorylase [carboxylating], chloroplastic isoform X1, with translation MAISCGKQGFLLWPAFHTRESTTAFPPPLSLSLKLPPQSHSKVRRVVKMSATEVTSSRISYESFAIKPPEHPTYDLKGIIKLALEEDAGDRGDVTCLATIPFDMEVEAYFLAKEDGIIAGIALAEMIFHEVDPSLKVEWSKNDGDFVHKGLQFGRVRGRAHNIVVAERVVLNFMQRMSGIATLTKAMANAAYPAYMLETRKTAPGLRLVDKWAVLIGGGQNHRMGLFDMVMIKDNHISAAGGVADALKAVDLYLEQNNLQMEVEVETRTLEEVEEVLHYSSQTKTSLTRIMLDNMVVPLPNGDVDISMLKEAVQLINGRYETEASGNVTLDTVHKIGQSGVTYISSGSLTHSVKALDVSLKIDTELALKVGRRTGRA, from the exons ATGGCTATAAGCTGCGGCAAACAAGGATTCTTGCTATGGCCCGCTTTTCACACTAGAGAATCCACCACAGCGTTTCCACCTCCACTAAG CCTCTCACTTAAACTCCCACCGCAATCACATTCAAAAGTCAG GAGGGTTGTTAAAATGTCTGCAACTGAAGTCACAAGCTCTAGGATATCATACGAGTCCTTTGCAATAAAGCCTCCTGAGCACCCAACTTATGATTTGAAGGGCATTATCAAGCTAGCACTTGAAGAAGATGCTGGGGATCGAG GTGATGTAACATGCTTGGCCACCATTCCATTTGACATGGAAGTGGAAGCTTATTTTTTGGCAAAGGAGGATGGCATCATTGCTGGAATAGCTCTTGCAGAGATGATATTTCATGAGGTTGATCCTTCTCTGAAG GTGGAGTGGAGTAAAAATGATGGAGATTTTGTCCATAAAGGGCTACAGTTTGGAAGAGTTCGTG GACGGGCTCATAACATTGTTGTAGCTGAAAGAGTTGTGCTAAACTTTATGCAGAGGATGAGTGGCATTGCAACTTTAACTAAG GCAATGGCAAATGCAGCATACCCTGCATATATGTTGGAGACTAGAAAAACTGCTCCAGGTCTTCGTTTAGTGGATAAGTGGGCG GTATTAATTGGTGGAGGTCAGAACCATAGGATGGGTTTGTTTGATATGGTGATGATAAAAGATAATCATATATCAGCAGCTGGAGGTGTTGCTGATGCTCTTAAAGCTGTTGACCTGTATCTGGAGCAAAATAATCTTCAAATGGAGGTTGAG GTTGAGACCAGGACTCTTGAGGAAGTGGAAGAAGTTTTACATTATTCATCTCAAACAAAGACTTCTTTGACTCGAATAATGTTGGACAATATGGTTGTACCTCTACCAAATGGGGATGTGGACATATCTATGCTAAAAGAAGCTGTGCAGTTGATAAATGGGAGATATGAGACTGAG GCATCAGGCAATGTCACACTAGATACTGTACATAAAATTGGGCAAAGCGGAGTGACCTACATTTCTAG TGGTTCGTTGACTCATTCTGTGAAAGCACTAGACGTCTCCCTCAAAATTGATACCGAATTAGCACTCAAAGTTGGAAGGCGCACTGGACGAGCTTGA
- the LOC100794013 gene encoding nicotinate-nucleotide pyrophosphorylase [carboxylating], chloroplastic isoform X2, protein MAISCGKQGFLLWPAFHTRESTTAFPPPLSLSLKLPPQSHSKVRRVVKMSATEVTSSRISYESFAIKPPEHPTYDLKGIIKLALEEDAGDRGDVTCLATIPFDMEVEAYFLAKEDGIIAGIALAEMIFHEVDPSLKVEWSKNDGDFVHKGLQFGRVRGRAHNIVVAERVVLNFMQRMSGIATLTKAMANAAYPAYMLETRKTAPGLRLVDKWAVLIGGGQNHRMGLFDMVMIKDNHISAAGGVADALKAVDLYLEQNNLQMEVEASGNVTLDTVHKIGQSGVTYISSGSLTHSVKALDVSLKIDTELALKVGRRTGRA, encoded by the exons ATGGCTATAAGCTGCGGCAAACAAGGATTCTTGCTATGGCCCGCTTTTCACACTAGAGAATCCACCACAGCGTTTCCACCTCCACTAAG CCTCTCACTTAAACTCCCACCGCAATCACATTCAAAAGTCAG GAGGGTTGTTAAAATGTCTGCAACTGAAGTCACAAGCTCTAGGATATCATACGAGTCCTTTGCAATAAAGCCTCCTGAGCACCCAACTTATGATTTGAAGGGCATTATCAAGCTAGCACTTGAAGAAGATGCTGGGGATCGAG GTGATGTAACATGCTTGGCCACCATTCCATTTGACATGGAAGTGGAAGCTTATTTTTTGGCAAAGGAGGATGGCATCATTGCTGGAATAGCTCTTGCAGAGATGATATTTCATGAGGTTGATCCTTCTCTGAAG GTGGAGTGGAGTAAAAATGATGGAGATTTTGTCCATAAAGGGCTACAGTTTGGAAGAGTTCGTG GACGGGCTCATAACATTGTTGTAGCTGAAAGAGTTGTGCTAAACTTTATGCAGAGGATGAGTGGCATTGCAACTTTAACTAAG GCAATGGCAAATGCAGCATACCCTGCATATATGTTGGAGACTAGAAAAACTGCTCCAGGTCTTCGTTTAGTGGATAAGTGGGCG GTATTAATTGGTGGAGGTCAGAACCATAGGATGGGTTTGTTTGATATGGTGATGATAAAAGATAATCATATATCAGCAGCTGGAGGTGTTGCTGATGCTCTTAAAGCTGTTGACCTGTATCTGGAGCAAAATAATCTTCAAATGGAGGTTGAG GCATCAGGCAATGTCACACTAGATACTGTACATAAAATTGGGCAAAGCGGAGTGACCTACATTTCTAG TGGTTCGTTGACTCATTCTGTGAAAGCACTAGACGTCTCCCTCAAAATTGATACCGAATTAGCACTCAAAGTTGGAAGGCGCACTGGACGAGCTTGA